One window of the Trueperaceae bacterium genome contains the following:
- a CDS encoding glycosyltransferase: MDRETMRKDEAGLHIAMFSVHGLIRGSDLELGRDADTGGQTKYVVELARALGRHPRVSRVDLVTRRIDDLEVSDDYAKPVERLGERAALVRVPAGGDEYMRKEELWPHLDELAANAARYFEEGPGVPDVVHGHYADAGYVAQRLAQRWRRPMVFTGHSLGRNKQRALRGAGMTREEMEDQYRIGRRIEAEEQALRAADLVIASTHQEVVKGYELYDAAPAARFAVIPPGVDVERFYPYYYDLDASFEPDEEVVKARVRMKRELTRFLRDPDKPVILSISRPDRKKNNLGLVEAYGEDKELRHLANLAIFAGVRSDIEQLDDNEREVMTGLLFAMDRYDLYGRLAIPKKHRPDVDIPVLYRLVAARRGVFVNPALEENFGITIIEASSSGLPVVSTNHGGPQEIISKVGSGELIDARDKGAIQAAIKGILVDREKWERYSENGVAGVREHYSWRAHVDKYVNALEQVLEAVPAAS; encoded by the coding sequence ATGGACAGGGAAACCATGAGGAAGGACGAGGCCGGCCTCCACATCGCGATGTTCAGCGTGCACGGGCTGATCCGCGGCTCCGACCTCGAGCTGGGGCGCGACGCGGACACCGGGGGGCAGACGAAGTACGTCGTCGAGCTGGCCCGCGCCCTGGGCAGGCACCCGCGCGTCTCGCGCGTCGACCTGGTCACGCGGCGCATCGACGACCTCGAGGTCAGCGACGACTACGCGAAGCCCGTCGAGCGCCTGGGGGAGCGCGCCGCGCTCGTGCGCGTGCCGGCCGGCGGCGACGAGTACATGCGCAAGGAGGAGCTGTGGCCGCACCTCGACGAGCTGGCGGCGAACGCCGCCCGCTACTTCGAGGAGGGGCCCGGCGTGCCGGACGTCGTGCACGGTCACTACGCCGACGCCGGCTACGTGGCGCAGCGGCTGGCGCAGCGGTGGCGCCGCCCGATGGTGTTCACGGGGCACTCGCTCGGTCGCAACAAGCAGCGGGCGCTGCGCGGCGCTGGCATGACCCGCGAGGAGATGGAGGACCAGTACCGGATCGGCAGGCGCATCGAGGCCGAGGAGCAGGCCCTGCGCGCCGCCGACCTGGTCATCGCCAGCACCCACCAGGAGGTCGTGAAGGGCTACGAGCTCTACGACGCCGCCCCGGCCGCGCGGTTCGCCGTGATCCCGCCGGGCGTCGACGTCGAGCGCTTCTACCCCTACTACTACGACCTCGACGCGTCGTTCGAGCCAGACGAGGAGGTCGTGAAGGCGCGCGTGCGCATGAAGCGCGAGCTGACGCGCTTCCTGCGCGACCCGGACAAGCCGGTGATCCTCTCGATAAGCCGGCCGGACCGGAAGAAGAACAACCTCGGCCTGGTGGAGGCGTACGGCGAGGACAAGGAGCTGAGGCACCTCGCGAACCTGGCGATCTTCGCCGGGGTGCGCAGCGACATCGAGCAGCTCGACGACAACGAGCGCGAGGTCATGACGGGGCTGCTCTTCGCCATGGACCGCTACGACCTCTACGGGCGTCTGGCGATCCCGAAGAAGCACAGGCCCGACGTCGACATACCGGTCCTCTACCGCCTGGTCGCGGCGCGCCGCGGCGTGTTCGTCAACCCGGCGCTGGAGGAGAACTTCGGCATCACGATCATCGAGGCCAGCTCGTCGGGGCTGCCGGTCGTCTCCACGAACCACGGCGGCCCGCAGGAGATCATCTCGAAGGTCGGCTCGGGGGAGCTCATCGACGCGCGCGACAAGGGCGCGATCCAGGCCGCGATCAAGGGCATCCTCGTCGACAGGGAGAAGTGGGAGCGCTACTCCGAGAACGGGGTCGCCGGCGTGCGCGAGCACTACTCGTGGCGGGCGCACGTCGACAAGTACGTGAACGCCCTCGAACAGGTCCTCGAGGCGGTGCCCGCGGCGTCGTGA
- a CDS encoding HAD-IIB family hydrolase, whose product MRGARFGRREGRGGYCVGLGRGRRALVSDVDGTLLDGGRPCDDAAALGSALVAADAALVLCSGRGLRLSLVAADALAAAGLPWPSALVCGVGSEVHAWDGTGFVRDEAWRERLAASGFSADDVREALSGVRGLRLQPADAQGEHKVSYLVEDGAAVEEAARALAARGSPARLVHSAGRYLDVLPRPASKGGALLWLVERYGLEPEDVVAAGDSGNDRELLVAAADAGMVAVLVANHEPELSDLRSYPGVLAAARPFCAGVAEGLARAGWQVRAGR is encoded by the coding sequence GTGAGAGGCGCGAGGTTCGGGCGGCGGGAGGGGCGCGGCGGCTACTGCGTCGGCCTGGGGCGGGGCAGGCGCGCGCTGGTGTCGGACGTCGACGGCACGCTGCTCGACGGCGGGCGTCCGTGCGACGACGCCGCGGCGCTGGGGTCCGCGCTCGTCGCCGCCGACGCCGCCCTCGTGCTCTGCTCGGGTCGCGGCCTCCGGCTGTCCCTCGTCGCCGCAGACGCCCTCGCCGCCGCCGGGCTGCCGTGGCCGTCGGCTCTCGTGTGCGGCGTGGGCTCCGAGGTCCACGCCTGGGACGGGACGGGCTTCGTCCGGGACGAGGCGTGGCGGGAGCGGCTCGCGGCGTCGGGCTTCAGCGCGGACGACGTGCGCGAGGCGCTCTCGGGGGTGCGCGGGCTGCGGCTCCAGCCCGCCGACGCGCAGGGCGAGCACAAGGTCAGCTACCTCGTCGAGGACGGCGCGGCCGTAGAGGAGGCGGCGCGGGCGCTGGCGGCGCGCGGCTCGCCCGCCCGGCTCGTCCACTCGGCCGGCAGGTACCTGGACGTTCTGCCCCGCCCCGCTTCGAAGGGCGGAGCGCTCCTCTGGCTCGTGGAGCGCTACGGCCTGGAGCCGGAGGACGTCGTCGCCGCCGGGGACTCGGGCAACGACCGCGAGCTCCTGGTAGCCGCCGCGGACGCCGGCATGGTCGCCGTGCTCGTCGCCAACCACGAGCCGGAGCTCTCCGACCTGAGGTCGTACCCTGGGGTGCTGGCGGCCGCGCGGCCGTTCTGCGCCGGCGTCGCCGAGGGCCTGGCCCGCGCGGGCTGGCAGGTCCGCGCCGGGCGCTGA
- a CDS encoding NTP transferase domain-containing protein: MNPLAVVVLAAGAGTRMRSSRHKVLHEVAGAPLLEHVLRAVDPLAPRRVVVVIGHLGEQVRERFAARSAGGGLVFAEQRELLGTGHALAQAEEQVLAAFAPGERGTVLVLVGDAPLVTSETLRRLVDAHGEGPGMTLLTATVPDPAGLGRIVRAADGAVERVVEHKDAGPAELAIAEVNGGFYAFDLGVFERCRLLSRDNAQGELYLTELLDIYRAEGLPVRAVAAASPEEVLAANDRAELAVVDRALRDRARRAWLLAGVTMVAPETVFLGDAVRLARDVTLHPGVHLLGATTVGEGASVGPYAVLTDCTVEPGAVVPPHTVAAGETFSSR; encoded by the coding sequence GTGAACCCCCTCGCCGTCGTCGTCCTCGCCGCCGGGGCGGGGACGCGGATGCGCTCCTCGCGCCACAAGGTCCTGCACGAGGTCGCCGGCGCTCCTCTCCTCGAGCACGTGCTGCGCGCCGTGGACCCGCTCGCCCCCAGGCGCGTGGTGGTCGTGATCGGCCACCTGGGCGAGCAGGTGAGGGAGCGCTTCGCCGCGCGGTCCGCGGGAGGCGGGCTGGTGTTCGCCGAGCAGCGGGAGCTCCTCGGCACCGGCCACGCCCTGGCGCAGGCCGAGGAGCAGGTGCTGGCCGCGTTCGCGCCGGGCGAGCGCGGCACCGTGCTCGTGCTCGTGGGCGACGCGCCGCTCGTCACCAGCGAGACCCTGCGGCGCCTGGTGGACGCCCACGGCGAGGGGCCCGGCATGACGCTCCTCACGGCCACGGTGCCCGACCCGGCGGGGCTGGGGCGGATCGTGAGGGCGGCAGACGGCGCCGTCGAGCGCGTCGTCGAGCACAAGGACGCCGGCCCGGCCGAGCTGGCGATCGCCGAGGTGAACGGCGGCTTCTACGCCTTCGACCTCGGGGTGTTCGAGCGCTGCCGGCTGCTCTCGCGCGACAACGCCCAGGGCGAGCTCTACCTCACCGAGCTCCTCGACATCTACCGGGCCGAGGGCCTGCCGGTCCGCGCCGTGGCGGCCGCCTCGCCCGAGGAGGTCCTGGCGGCGAACGACAGGGCCGAGCTCGCCGTCGTCGACAGGGCCCTGCGCGACAGGGCGCGCCGCGCGTGGCTCCTCGCCGGCGTGACGATGGTGGCGCCGGAGACGGTGTTCCTCGGCGACGCCGTGAGGCTGGCGCGCGACGTGACGCTCCACCCCGGCGTCCACCTGCTGGGCGCCACGACGGTGGGCGAGGGCGCCAGCGTGGGACCCTACGCCGTGCTCACCGACTGCACCGTCGAGCCCGGCGCCGTGGTGCCGCCGCACACCGTCGCGGCGGGGGAGACGTTCTCGTCCCGGTAG
- the lgt gene encoding prolipoprotein diacylglyceryl transferase — translation MDPIFVQIGPLAVRWYGLLIALGVLVGASWGLRAAERRGLDTDRLLDMALWLVIAGVVGARLVYVLTSPAAYFGPGGDWVDVFKVWEGGISIHGGVLGVVLAAWLYCRRHGLNVWAYLDVMTPVGVLGIMGGRIGNIMNGTDTGGRLTDWAIGFRWPEAGSETFGAFGRAVFGRDLWQFAPPACASVPAGEPCVVHFTQLYGFLVGFVLLFIVAWALRRDRPAGNVFWLFVLWYSVLRSVIEEPFRDNPLPWQVYLNDQAGVGLFTYTQLASIPIVLIALYMLLTAPERDRARRPAEAR, via the coding sequence ATGGATCCGATCTTCGTCCAGATAGGGCCGTTGGCCGTCCGGTGGTACGGGCTGCTGATCGCCCTCGGCGTGCTGGTCGGCGCCTCCTGGGGCCTGCGGGCGGCGGAGCGCCGGGGTCTGGACACCGACCGGCTGCTCGACATGGCCCTGTGGCTCGTGATCGCGGGCGTGGTGGGGGCGCGACTCGTCTACGTGCTCACCAGCCCCGCCGCCTACTTCGGTCCCGGCGGCGACTGGGTAGACGTCTTCAAGGTGTGGGAGGGCGGCATCAGCATCCACGGCGGCGTGCTGGGCGTGGTGCTCGCGGCCTGGCTCTACTGCCGACGCCACGGGCTGAACGTGTGGGCCTACCTGGACGTCATGACCCCCGTGGGCGTGCTGGGCATCATGGGCGGTCGCATCGGCAACATCATGAACGGCACCGACACGGGCGGCCGGCTCACCGACTGGGCGATCGGCTTCCGCTGGCCGGAGGCGGGCAGCGAGACCTTCGGCGCCTTCGGCCGCGCGGTCTTCGGTCGGGACCTGTGGCAGTTCGCGCCGCCGGCGTGCGCGTCGGTCCCCGCCGGCGAGCCGTGCGTGGTGCACTTCACCCAGCTCTACGGCTTCCTCGTCGGGTTCGTCCTGCTGTTCATCGTCGCCTGGGCCCTGCGCCGCGACCGGCCGGCCGGCAACGTGTTCTGGCTGTTCGTCCTGTGGTACTCGGTGCTGCGCAGCGTGATCGAGGAGCCGTTCCGCGACAACCCGCTGCCGTGGCAGGTCTACCTGAACGACCAGGCGGGCGTGGGGCTCTTCACCTACACGCAGCTCGCCAGCATCCCCATCGTGCTCATCGCCCTCTACATGCTGCTCACGGCCCCGGAGCGGGACCGGGCGAGGCGCCCTGCCGAGGCGAGGTGA
- a CDS encoding DUF456 family protein codes for MTVLAFAVFLVAYVVALVGVIVPVLPGVPIALAGAVVAALIMGYERFGVQPLVYVSFLTVLSQLVDVAGTWLGSKRFGASRAGVWGGVLGSFVGLLVFPPFGFLVGALAGAVLAELLAGRELSESFRSGIGAFVGTLGGAVAKLVIMVVIGFVAFPRFFGG; via the coding sequence GTGACCGTCCTCGCCTTCGCCGTCTTCCTCGTCGCCTACGTCGTGGCCCTCGTCGGCGTGATCGTGCCCGTGCTGCCAGGGGTGCCCATCGCGCTGGCCGGCGCCGTCGTCGCGGCGCTGATCATGGGCTACGAGCGCTTCGGCGTGCAGCCCCTCGTCTACGTCAGCTTCCTGACCGTGCTCTCCCAGCTCGTCGACGTCGCGGGCACCTGGCTGGGCTCCAAGCGCTTCGGCGCCAGCCGCGCCGGGGTGTGGGGCGGGGTCTTGGGCTCCTTCGTCGGGCTGTTGGTGTTCCCGCCGTTCGGCTTCCTGGTCGGGGCGCTGGCGGGCGCCGTCCTCGCCGAGCTGCTCGCGGGGCGCGAGCTGAGCGAGTCGTTCAGGTCGGGCATCGGCGCCTTCGTCGGGACCCTGGGCGGGGCGGTGGCGAAGCTCGTCATCATGGTAGTGATTGGGTTCGTGGCTTTCCCGAGGTTCTTCGGCGGCTGA
- a CDS encoding MogA/MoaB family molybdenum cofactor biosynthesis protein, whose translation MVRTAILTVSDSVAAGKREDGSAQAIRQVLKTGPFVEVDYQVVPDEQALIRARLRLWADQDGVDLVLTTGGTGLSKKDRTPEATEEVIERRVPGLPELMRTIGAARNKVAALSRGVAGVRRQTLILNLPGSPGAAAESLAAVLETLPHAVDVIRGEPQAAPETWHS comes from the coding sequence ATGGTGAGGACGGCGATCCTTACCGTCTCCGACTCGGTCGCGGCCGGTAAGCGCGAGGACGGCAGCGCCCAGGCGATACGCCAGGTGCTGAAGACCGGGCCCTTCGTCGAGGTCGACTACCAGGTCGTGCCGGACGAGCAGGCGCTCATCCGCGCCCGCCTGCGCCTATGGGCCGACCAGGACGGCGTCGACCTCGTGCTCACGACCGGCGGCACCGGCCTGTCGAAGAAGGACAGGACGCCGGAAGCTACCGAGGAGGTCATCGAGCGGCGCGTGCCCGGCCTCCCCGAGCTGATGCGCACGATCGGCGCGGCGCGGAACAAGGTCGCCGCCCTGTCGCGCGGCGTGGCGGGCGTGCGCCGCCAGACCCTGATCCTCAACCTGCCCGGCAGCCCCGGCGCGGCCGCCGAGTCGCTGGCCGCCGTCCTCGAGACCCTGCCCCACGCGGTCGACGTGATAAGGGGCGAGCCCCAGGCGGCCCCCGAGACCTGGCATAGCTGA
- the sucC gene encoding ADP-forming succinate--CoA ligase subunit beta, translated as MKIHEYQAKELLAPFGVAVPRGRPAATPEEAAAAVRPLVEESGDPVVVVKAQIHAGGRGKGTFVEHAGLRGVNVVTDGVSGGIEAAERRVRELAERMLGSTLVTVQTGPGGKQVNRLYVEQGMDIARELYLSVVLDRSVGRNVVMVSTEGGMDIEQVAAETPEKIVRVAIDPLLGLADYQARALAFALGLSGDAHKRCAALLKAVARAAVELDTDLLEVNPLVVTAQGEVVALDAKVSFDSNALFRHPEYASLRDLSEEDPAEVEASRYGLSFIKLDGNIGCLVNGAGLAMATMDTIKQVGGEPANFLDVGGSATEENVTAAFKIITRDPNVKGIFVNIFGGIMKGDTIANGVVAAVKQVGLKVPLVVRLEGTNAELGKRIIDESGLNVVSATDMKDGARKVVELAGGAA; from the coding sequence TTGAAGATCCACGAGTACCAGGCCAAGGAGCTGCTCGCGCCGTTCGGCGTGGCGGTGCCCCGCGGTCGCCCCGCCGCGACCCCGGAGGAGGCCGCCGCGGCCGTGAGGCCGCTCGTCGAGGAGAGCGGCGACCCCGTCGTCGTCGTGAAGGCCCAGATCCACGCCGGCGGGCGCGGCAAGGGCACCTTCGTGGAGCACGCCGGCCTGCGCGGCGTCAACGTCGTCACAGACGGCGTCTCCGGCGGGATCGAGGCGGCCGAGAGGCGGGTGCGCGAGCTGGCCGAGAGGATGCTGGGCTCCACCCTCGTCACCGTCCAGACCGGCCCCGGCGGCAAGCAGGTGAACAGGCTCTACGTCGAGCAGGGCATGGACATCGCGCGCGAGCTGTACCTCTCCGTGGTGCTGGACCGCTCCGTGGGCCGCAACGTCGTCATGGTCTCCACCGAGGGCGGCATGGACATCGAGCAGGTGGCCGCCGAGACGCCCGAGAAGATCGTCAGGGTCGCCATCGACCCGCTCCTCGGCCTGGCCGACTACCAGGCCCGCGCCCTGGCGTTCGCGCTCGGGCTCTCCGGCGACGCTCACAAGCGCTGCGCGGCGCTGCTCAAGGCCGTGGCGCGCGCCGCCGTCGAGCTCGACACCGACCTCCTCGAGGTGAACCCGCTCGTCGTCACCGCTCAGGGCGAGGTCGTGGCCCTCGACGCCAAGGTCAGCTTCGACTCCAACGCGCTCTTCCGTCACCCCGAGTACGCGAGCCTGCGCGACCTCAGCGAGGAGGACCCCGCCGAGGTCGAGGCGAGCCGCTACGGCCTCTCGTTCATCAAGCTCGACGGCAACATCGGCTGCCTCGTCAACGGCGCCGGCCTGGCCATGGCGACGATGGACACGATCAAGCAGGTCGGCGGCGAGCCGGCGAACTTCCTCGACGTGGGCGGCAGCGCCACCGAGGAGAACGTGACGGCGGCGTTCAAGATCATCACGCGCGACCCCAACGTGAAGGGCATCTTCGTCAACATCTTCGGGGGGATCATGAAGGGCGACACGATCGCGAACGGCGTCGTGGCCGCCGTCAAGCAGGTGGGCCTGAAGGTGCCGCTGGTCGTGCGGCTCGAGGGCACCAACGCCGAGCTGGGCAAGAGGATCATCGACGAGTCGGGCCTCAACGTCGTCAGCGCCACCGACATGAAGGACGGCGCGCGCAAGGTCGTCGAGCTGGCCGGGGGCGCGGCGTGA
- the sucD gene encoding succinate--CoA ligase subunit alpha, whose product MSPLIGRETRLLVQGMGGAGTFHTDRSIAYGTNVVAAVRPGKGGQGVRFTGETDHSGVPGRPDSYDVEVPSFDTVAQAVAATGANASVVFVPPPFAADAIMEAADAGLELVVAITEGIPIADMVRVKRFLEGKRTRLIGPNCPGLTKPRECKIGIMPGYIHAPGKVGVVSRSGTLTYEAVKQLTDNGLGQTLAVGIGGDPVNGTSFIDMLRVFEDDPETEAVLMIGEIGGSAEEEAAAWIREHVSKPVAAFIAGTTAPPGKRMGHAGAIISGGSGTAAEKIAALEAAGVVVARTPSEMGDAVLEAIGRRG is encoded by the coding sequence GTGAGCCCGCTGATCGGCCGCGAGACGCGCCTGCTCGTCCAGGGCATGGGCGGCGCCGGCACGTTCCACACCGACAGGTCGATCGCCTACGGCACGAACGTCGTGGCCGCGGTCCGCCCGGGCAAGGGCGGCCAGGGCGTGCGCTTCACGGGAGAGACCGACCACTCCGGCGTGCCGGGCCGGCCGGACAGCTACGACGTCGAGGTGCCGAGCTTCGACACGGTCGCGCAGGCCGTGGCCGCCACCGGCGCCAACGCCAGCGTCGTCTTCGTCCCGCCGCCGTTCGCCGCCGACGCGATCATGGAGGCCGCCGACGCCGGCCTGGAGCTGGTCGTGGCGATCACCGAGGGCATCCCGATCGCGGACATGGTGCGCGTCAAGCGCTTCCTCGAGGGCAAGCGCACCCGCCTCATCGGCCCGAACTGCCCCGGCCTCACCAAGCCTCGCGAGTGCAAGATCGGCATCATGCCCGGCTACATCCACGCGCCCGGCAAGGTGGGGGTCGTCAGCCGCTCCGGCACCCTCACGTACGAGGCCGTCAAGCAGCTCACCGACAACGGCCTCGGCCAGACCCTCGCCGTGGGCATCGGCGGGGACCCCGTGAACGGCACCAGCTTCATCGACATGCTGCGGGTGTTCGAGGACGACCCGGAGACCGAGGCCGTGCTGATGATCGGCGAGATCGGCGGCTCCGCCGAGGAGGAGGCCGCGGCCTGGATCAGGGAGCACGTCAGCAAGCCCGTGGCGGCGTTCATCGCCGGCACCACGGCGCCGCCCGGCAAGCGCATGGGCCACGCCGGCGCGATCATCTCCGGAGGGTCGGGCACCGCCGCCGAGAAGATCGCCGCCCTGGAGGCGGCGGGCGTGGTCGTGGCGCGCACGCCCTCCGAGATGGGCGACGCCGTGCTCGAGGCGATCGGGCGGCGCGGCTGA
- the gluQRS gene encoding tRNA glutamyl-Q(34) synthetase GluQRS: protein MASYRGRFAPSPSGWLHLGNARTALFAWARARAAGGAFVVRVEDLDAPRTRPEAVLGNLEELAWLGLDWDEGPDRGGPHAPYLQSRRGPLYEAALARLLAAGHLYECFLTRREVAELSSGPPGVDDAGEGRQDAPSRVYGPAHRELNDSVAPRRRAEGRRPSLRFRVPAGTVEFDDAVQGRVSVDLASAVGDFVVRRSDGQVAYQLAVVVDDHAMGVTEVARGADLLQSTAAQLVLYRALGLTPPAFAHVGLLLGEDGEKLSKRGGALSLHELRRAGAEPAAVLGLLAHTLGWTEGPEPTTTRELLASLGPGPVKAPAGPVRLATADLARLSGVDS, encoded by the coding sequence GTGGCTAGCTACCGCGGGCGCTTCGCTCCCTCGCCGAGCGGCTGGCTGCACCTCGGCAACGCGCGCACGGCCCTGTTCGCCTGGGCCCGCGCCCGCGCCGCCGGCGGCGCGTTCGTCGTGCGCGTCGAGGACCTCGACGCCCCGCGCACGCGTCCGGAGGCGGTCCTGGGGAACCTCGAGGAGCTGGCGTGGCTGGGCCTCGACTGGGACGAGGGGCCCGACCGCGGCGGACCGCACGCCCCCTACCTCCAGTCCCGACGCGGCCCCCTCTACGAGGCGGCGCTGGCGCGGCTGCTCGCGGCCGGCCACCTCTACGAGTGCTTCCTCACCCGCCGCGAGGTGGCCGAGCTGTCGAGCGGACCGCCCGGCGTCGACGACGCCGGCGAGGGCCGGCAGGACGCGCCCTCGCGCGTCTACGGCCCAGCACATCGCGAGCTGAACGACTCCGTGGCGCCCCGCCGTCGCGCCGAGGGCCGGAGACCCAGCCTGCGCTTCCGCGTCCCCGCGGGGACCGTCGAGTTCGACGACGCCGTCCAGGGACGCGTGAGCGTCGACCTCGCGTCCGCGGTGGGCGACTTCGTCGTCAGGCGCTCCGACGGGCAGGTCGCCTACCAGCTCGCCGTCGTCGTCGACGACCACGCGATGGGCGTCACCGAGGTCGCGCGCGGCGCCGACCTGCTGCAGAGCACGGCGGCGCAGCTCGTCCTCTACCGGGCGCTGGGGCTGACGCCGCCGGCCTTCGCCCACGTCGGCCTGCTCCTCGGCGAGGACGGCGAGAAGCTCTCGAAGCGCGGCGGCGCCCTCTCCCTCCACGAGCTGCGCCGCGCCGGCGCCGAGCCCGCCGCGGTCCTCGGGCTGCTGGCGCACACGCTCGGCTGGACCGAGGGACCCGAGCCGACGACCACGCGCGAGCTGCTCGCGTCGCTCGGTCCCGGCCCGGTGAAGGCGCCCGCCGGGCCCGTGCGCCTGGCCACGGCGGACCTCGCGCGTCTGAGCGGCGTAGACTCCTGA
- the trpB gene encoding tryptophan synthase subunit beta gives MDETAVLPRGLPDFPLPDARGRFGRFGGRYVPETLVPALQALEAAYREAKHDPGFVADLRHVLREYVGRPSPLYAAENLTRQLGGARLYLKREDLNHTGAHKINNTVGQALLARRMGLRRIVAETGAGQHGVAAATAAALFGLSCVVYMGEEDVRRQELNVYRMRLLGAEVVSVSSGTRTLKDATNEAIRDWVTNVRDTFYVLGSVVGPHPYPMLVRDLQSAIGYEVMDQLEAREGRRVPDVLVACVGGGSNAIGLFAPFAYLPAAERPRLVGVEAGGRGLSSGEHAASIAGGKTGVLHGSLMYLLSDDGGQVSPPHSVSAGLDYPGVGPEHSYYAETGVAEYAVATDAEALDAFELLARTEGIVPALESAHAVAHAAKLAPTLPRDAVMVVNLSGRGDKDVAEVSRLRGGVAGAATPAAAGASR, from the coding sequence ATGGACGAGACAGCCGTGCTGCCGCGGGGACTGCCGGACTTCCCGCTGCCCGACGCCCGCGGACGCTTCGGCCGCTTCGGCGGGCGGTACGTGCCAGAGACCCTGGTGCCGGCGCTGCAAGCGCTGGAGGCCGCGTACCGCGAGGCGAAGCACGACCCCGGCTTCGTCGCCGACCTGCGGCACGTGCTGCGCGAGTACGTCGGCCGCCCCTCGCCGCTCTACGCCGCCGAGAACCTCACGCGCCAGCTTGGCGGCGCGCGCCTCTACCTGAAGCGCGAGGACCTCAACCACACCGGCGCGCACAAGATCAACAACACCGTCGGACAGGCGCTCCTCGCCCGCCGCATGGGCCTGAGGCGCATCGTCGCCGAGACCGGCGCCGGCCAGCACGGCGTGGCGGCGGCGACGGCCGCGGCGCTCTTCGGCCTCAGCTGCGTCGTCTACATGGGCGAGGAGGACGTCCGGCGCCAGGAGCTGAACGTCTACCGCATGCGCCTGCTCGGAGCCGAGGTCGTGAGCGTGTCGTCCGGCACGCGCACCCTCAAGGACGCCACGAACGAGGCCATCCGCGACTGGGTCACGAACGTGCGCGACACCTTCTACGTGCTCGGCTCTGTCGTGGGCCCCCACCCCTACCCCATGCTCGTCCGCGACCTGCAGAGCGCGATCGGCTACGAGGTCATGGACCAGCTCGAGGCGCGCGAGGGGCGGCGCGTGCCCGACGTCCTGGTCGCCTGCGTGGGCGGCGGCAGCAACGCCATCGGCCTGTTCGCGCCGTTCGCCTACCTGCCCGCCGCCGAGCGCCCCCGCCTGGTGGGCGTCGAGGCCGGCGGTCGCGGCCTGTCGAGCGGCGAGCACGCCGCCAGCATCGCCGGCGGCAAGACGGGCGTGCTGCACGGCTCCCTCATGTACCTGCTCTCGGACGACGGCGGTCAGGTCTCGCCGCCGCACTCGGTGTCCGCCGGTCTCGACTACCCCGGCGTCGGCCCGGAGCACAGCTACTACGCCGAGACGGGCGTGGCCGAGTACGCCGTAGCGACCGACGCGGAGGCGCTCGACGCCTTCGAGCTCCTGGCGCGCACCGAGGGCATCGTGCCGGCCCTGGAGAGCGCGCACGCCGTCGCGCACGCGGCCAAGCTGGCGCCGACGCTGCCGCGGGACGCGGTCATGGTCGTGAACCTCTCCGGGCGCGGCGACAAGGACGTCGCCGAGGTCAGCCGCCTGCGCGGCGGCGTCGCCGGGGCCGCGACGCCGGCCGCGGCGGGAGCGAGCCGATGA
- the trpA gene encoding tryptophan synthase subunit alpha: MSGGADGGSGPAGARGGTGPVERGTTDGGTSAGGGVARIEAAFDAAGREGRAAFVPYLTAGFPDREGFLGHAEALLEHGDLLEVGLPFSDPLGDGPTVQRASERALAAGVGAPETLELVAALRRRTDKPLVVMSYYNPIYCYPGGEAGFVDDLRAAGGDGMILPDLPPDEGESLIAAARRADLGTVFLAAPTSTDERLALVAGACRGFVYAVSVTGVTGVRDSLPPELEELVARTRSAGGRNVAVGFGVASAATARRVARVADGVVVGSAIVRAVEEGRDLSELARELRAGCER, translated from the coding sequence ATGAGCGGCGGCGCCGACGGCGGGAGCGGGCCCGCGGGCGCGCGCGGCGGGACGGGCCCGGTGGAGCGGGGCACGACCGACGGGGGGACGAGCGCAGGCGGCGGCGTCGCCCGCATCGAGGCGGCGTTCGACGCGGCCGGGCGCGAGGGACGAGCGGCGTTCGTCCCCTACCTCACCGCCGGCTTCCCCGACCGCGAGGGCTTCCTGGGCCACGCCGAGGCCCTGCTGGAGCACGGCGACCTCCTCGAGGTCGGGCTGCCGTTCTCAGACCCCCTGGGCGACGGGCCGACGGTCCAGCGCGCCTCGGAGCGGGCGCTGGCGGCCGGGGTCGGCGCGCCGGAGACCCTCGAGCTCGTCGCCGCCCTGCGCCGGCGGACCGACAAGCCGCTCGTCGTGATGTCGTACTACAACCCCATCTACTGCTACCCCGGCGGCGAGGCCGGCTTCGTGGACGACCTGAGGGCTGCTGGCGGCGACGGCATGATCCTCCCCGACCTGCCGCCCGACGAGGGCGAGTCGCTGATCGCCGCCGCCAGGAGGGCCGACCTCGGCACCGTGTTCCTCGCCGCCCCCACGTCAACCGACGAGCGCCTGGCGCTGGTGGCGGGGGCCTGCCGCGGCTTCGTCTACGCCGTCAGCGTCACGGGCGTCACGGGCGTGCGCGACAGCCTCCCGCCCGAGCTCGAGGAGCTCGTCGCCAGGACGCGGTCCGCGGGCGGCCGGAACGTGGCCGTGGGGTTCGGGGTGGCCAGCGCCGCGACGGCGCGCCGCGTCGCCCGCGTGGCCGACGGCGTCGTCGTGGGCTCGGCGATCGTCAGGGCCGTCGAGGAGGGCAGGGACCTCAGTGAGCTGGCGCGCGAGCTGCGCGCGGGCTGCGAGCGCTGA